The Acidimicrobiales bacterium genome contains the following window.
CGTGGTTCCCCGACCACCTGACCCGCGACCCGATCGTGTTGTTCCGCATCTTCCGCTACCCCCCGCACGAAGCGGCGGCAGGGGCGGCCGGCGCCACGGCGTTGGGGGACTGGGGGGTGGCGGAGCACACCGACTACGGGTTGCTGACCCTGTTGGGACAGGACGGATCGGGTGGCCTGGAGGTGCACGGACCGGGCGGGTGGGCCGCGGTCGCCCCCGATGCCGATGCGTTCGTCTGCAACATCGGTGACATGCTCGAGCGCCTCACCGGCGGCACGTATCGCTCCACGCCGCACCGGGTGCGCAACGCGAGCGGGCGCGACCGCTTGTCGTTCCCCTTCTTCCTCGATCCGGGCTGGGACGCGGTGGTCGAGCGATTGCCGATCGTCGAGCGGCCCCCCGACGACGACGGCGCCCGCCGGTGGGACCACGCCAGCGTCCACGGTTTCACCGGCACGTACGGCGAGTACCTCACGGCCAAGGTCGCCAACGTGTTCCCCGCGCTTGCCGCGGCGACATCCGACCACTCGCCGAACGACTGATCGCTTCACCGCCCGACCGAGGACCGGACGTGGCCGAGCGGCGCGTCGGTCGCCTCGGGCTGGCTCGGGTCGACCCGCATCAGGGGAGAGCGGTGGAGGGAGCGGTTGTCAGCGCGGCTCGGCCCGCAGCCAGGCGATGCCCGCGCACCCGTGACCGGTGTGCACCGCCATGGCGTCGCTGAACACCACGATCTCGGCCGCCGGGCTCAGCCGTTGCTGGAGGCGACGCGCCCGCGCGGGCAGCCCGCGGTGGAACACGAGCGCGGGCACGTGGCGCGACCCACCCGCCGCCAGCCAAGTGGCCTCGACCCGGGCCAGCGCGTCGACCACCCGTCTCGTGTGGCCGAGCGGGACCACCACACCATCGCGAAACCCGAACAGCACGCGGGCGCCCGACTCGGTCAGCGCGGTGGCTGGCACCACGCCGCTGCGTCGCAGCGTCGCGAGCCCGTCGACCACCGCCACGAGCTCGGCCCGTGCGGCAGCGGAGCGGGCGGCTGCGGTCACGTCGTCAGCTGATGCACCGCGGTGGGCGGCCTCGAGTGCGGCGGCCACGACCAGCCCATGGGCGGCAGCGGCTGTGCGGGTGTCCACCACGTGGACCGGGCGGTCGGCGAGCGCGGCTGCGGCGCGGGCGTGCTGGTTGATCACGGTGAACTCGTGTGCGGGGGTCACGATCACCACGTCGTCGGCTGGCTCGCGCTCGATGAGGTCGAGGAAGTCGAGCACCGAGGGCGCCACGGTCTTGGCGGTCTCGCCGTCGGCGAGGCGTCCGGCCACCGACGGGGCGGGCCGCGCGGAGGCGTCGTCAGTGGTCGGCGTCGCCCAACGGACGCCGATCTCGGCCGTCGCGATCAGCGGGTCGTTGGCGACGGATCCCGGGAGACAGGCACTCGAGTCGGTGACGATGCGAAGCGGGCGAACAGCTCGTCGCGCCATTCCGGCAGGATAGAGAACATGCCGGGGAACGCAAGGGGCGATCGTCTGACGATCGGCGAGCTGTCCGAATTGTCCGGAGTGAAGGTGCCGACCATTCACCACTACCGGAAGCTCGGGTTGCTGCCCGACCTCGTCCGGGTCGACGCGCACCGGTTCGGCTACGACACCTCGCACCTCGAAGCGCTGCGCTTGATCCGCCTGCTGCGCGAGCGGCGCGGCCTGTCGCTGAAGCGGATCGGCGAAGTGCTGCCCGGGCTCATCGCCAGCGAGGAGGCGTTCCGCCCCGAGATGTGGGACGACCTGCTCACCGAACCGCTCGAGCGCGACGACGCTGGTCGGGTGCGCGAGGCGCTGGTCGCCGAGGCCCGCAGGGCGTTCAACGACAAGGGATTCGGGGCGGTGAGCGTGGAGGAGCTGTGCGAGGCGGTCGGCGTCGCGAAGGGCACGTTCTACCGGTTCTTCGGATCGAAGCAGGAGGTGTTCCTTGCGGCGGTGGCATCGGTCGCCGATGTGGTGGGCGCCGCTGCGGCAAGTGGCGACCGTCGCCGATCTGGCTGGTTCGACGAGGCGGTCGGGCCGTACGTGCCGCTGCTGCTCGAAGCGTCGGTGCGGGCGCTGCACGGCGACACCGACGCAGCCTCCGCCACCGCGCAGGTGATCGACCGGCTGGTCGCGGTGGCGTCGCCGCGGCGTCCCCGCGACAAGCGAGGCGCCGGCGCTGGGCCCGACCCCACCGCCGGTCGACGCCGGTTGGCGAATGCGGTGCAACAGCAGATCGAGGCCGGCATCCGCAGCGTCCTCGCGCTGCGCCGGGCCCTGCCGACCCAGCGCGCCTGACCTCCCTCGCCGTCAACGTCGAGGGCTCCGCGTCTCGTTCCCCGCCCGCTCGAAGTGGTTGGCGCAAACGGCGCGCGATCCGTATATGGTGGCTGACTGGCAAGTCGGCATTGTTATACGGAGGCGCCCCATGGCTGTGGTCGACACCCAGTGGCACGGCAATCCGTCACCATCGCTGCCACCGCTGCGGCAAGTCCCGGCAGACGTACGGTCGGTCCTGACCGCCGGCCCGCCCCCCGGCCGGGAGCGGGCCGAGAACTTCCGTGTCGCCTCGCGGCTGTTGCCCAAAGCCGTGCGGCGCGACCTGTTGGCGGTGTACCGGTTCGCAAGGTTCGTCGACGACCTCGGCGACGAAGGTGACGCGACCACGGTGGAGCGCCTCGGGTGGCTGGAGTGGGCCGACGTGGAGCTGGCCCGCAGCCGGGTGGGGCTGGCCTCCCACCCCGTGTTCGCCGACCTCGGTGCCACCATCCGTGATCGTCACTTGGCGCTCGAGCCTTTCCGGCGCCTGATCGAGGCCAACCGAGTCGACCAGACCGTGGTCGACTACGAGACGTTCGGGCACTTGCGTGAGTACTGCCGGCTGTCGGCCGAACCGGTGGGCGAGATCGTGCTCGGCTTGTTCGGGCTGGCCACGGAGGAGCGGCTGGCCTGGTCGGCGTCGGTGTGCACCGGCCTCCAAGTCGTGGAGCACTGCCAAGACGTGGCCGAGGACCACCAGCGCGGCCGCACCTATCTGCCCCGCGACGACCGCGAGCACTTCGGGGTCCGCGATGCCGATCTCGTCGGACCACGTGCCGGCGCCGGACTGCGCTCGCTGGTGGCGTTGGAGGTCGGTCGCGCCAAGGCGCTGCTCGGCGCCGGCGCTGCACTCGCGGCGCAGCTTCCGGGGCGCTTCCGGGTCGCCGTCGCCGGCTTCACCGCAGGCGGCCTCGCGGCGTGCGACGCGATCGAAGCCGTCGACTTCGACGTGCTCGGACATCGCTGCCGCCCCTCGCGGACGGTGGTGGCGGCCCGCACGATGGAAGTGCTCCGGCGCCCTGCGGCGCTGTGGCCCGGCGCGTCCGTGAGCGGGGCGAAGCAATGATCGCCGTGGCCGAGGCGTACGCGCGTTGTGAGGAGATCACCCGGCACGAAGCGCGCAACTTCTCCTACGGCATCCGGTTGCTGCACTCGCCCGAGCGCCAGGCGCTCGCCGCCGTCTACGCCTTCGCCCGCCGCGTCGACGACATCGGTGACGGCGACTTGCCGGTGCCCGCCAAGAGCGAGGGACTCGACCGTTGCGCGCTCGCTGTCGAGGGGCTCGCGATGGGTGTCGATCCCGGTGATGACCCGGTGCTGGTTGCCCTGGCCGACGCCGCCCGCCGGTACGAACTGCCGCTGCCGGCGTTCCACGACCTCATCAACGGTTGTCGCGACGATGTGGCCGGCCGGGTGTATCAGACCGCCGACGAGCTGGTCGGCTACTGCCGCCTGGTGGCCGGCTCGATCGGGCGGCTGTCGCTGGCGGTCTTCGGCTGCCGCGACCGTGATGCTGCGGTGCCGCTGGCCGACGACCTCGGCGTCGCGTTGCAGCTGACCAACATCTTGCGTGACATCGATGAGGACCGCTCGATGGGGCGCGTGTACCTGCCGGCGCAAGACGCGATCGCATTCGGGTGCGCACCTGACGCCACCGGCAATCCGTCCGCGGTCATCGACCTCGTGCGGTTCGAGGCCACCCGCGCCCGTTCGTGGTTCGACCGTGGGCTGAACCTGGTGCCGTTGCTCGACGGACGCAGCCGAGCGTGCGTGTCTGCGATGGCCGGGATCTACGAGCGGCTGCTGCGTCGGATCGAGCGCGACCCGGCGTCGGTGACCCACGTGCGCGTGTCCGTGCCGACGTGGGAGAAGGCCTGGGTGGCGGCCCGGAGCCTCGCCGGGGCTGCGCCGTGACTCGTGTGGTGGTCGTCGGCGGCGGCATCGCCGGTGCCGCCGCCGCGCTCGAACTGATCGACCAATGCCCGGGCGTCGAGGTGGTGGTCCTCGAAGGCCACGCCCGTCTCGGCGGGCGGGTGTGGTCGTTCCGTCGACGAGGCCACACGTTCGACAACGGCCAGCACGTGTTCTTGCGCTGCTGCACGGAGTACCTGTCGTTCCTCGACCGGATCGGCGCCCGCGACCTCGTCGAGCTCCCACCCCGGCTCGACCTGGCTGTCCTCGCACCCGGTGGTCGGGCGGCGCGCCTGCGCCGCGACGACCTCCCTGCTCCACTCCACCTGGGTCGGGCGCTGTTGCGGTACGGGCACATCTCGCTGCTCGACCGGGCCCGCCTCGGCCCGGCGGTCGTCGCGTTGCGCCGCCTCGACCTCGACGACCCCGCGCTCGACTCGGTCACGTTCGGCCAGTGGCTCGCGCGCCACGGCCAGTCCGCCGCCGCGATCGCCAAGCTGTGGGACCTCATCGTGCGGCCCACGGTCAACGTCGGCGCCGACGACGCGTCGCTCACGTTGGCGGCCAAGGTGGTCCGCACCGGCTTGTTGGACTCGGCCGACGGGGTCGACATCGGCTGGGCGCGGGTCCCGCTGTCGGTCATCCACGACGGCGCCGTGGGCCGCGCGCTCGAGGTGGCCGGGGTTGAGGTCCGCACCCGGGCCAAGGTCGAAACGCTCGAGGTCGATGGTGCCGGACGCGGCAGTGTGCGCGGCGTGCGGCTGGTGACCGGTGAGGTTGTCGCGGCCGACGCGGTCGTGCTCGCCGTGCCGCACCCGGTGGCCGCGCGGCTGGCCGCAGGCACCCTCCCGGTGGCGGTGACCGAGTGCTGGTCGGGTCTCGGTACCTCGCCGATCGTCAACGTCCACCTGGTGCTCGACCGCATGGTCAGCGACCTCCCGATGGCTGCCGCGGTCGACTCGCCGGTGCAGTTCGTGTTCGACCGGTCTGACGCGGCCGGCGTCGCCACGGGTCGTCAGTGCCTGGTCTCCTCGCTGTCGGCGGCCGAAGACCTGGTGGCCGCGCCCGCCGATCGCCTGATCGCCGAGCAGTTCGAGGCGCTCGGCGAGCTGTTCCCCGCCGCGCGGCACGCGAACGTGCTCGACGCGGTCGTCACGCGGGAACGGTCTGCCACGTTCGCCGGTGGGCCCGGGAGCCGACAGGTCCGACCGGCCGCCGCCACCTCGATCAAAGGTCTGGCCTTGGCGGGCGCGTGGACGGACACGGGCTGGCCTTCGACCATGGAAGGAGCGGTGCGCAGCGGCCGAGCCGCCGCCGACTCGCTCCTCCCTGGTCTCGCCGGGCTGGCTCGCGGCGGCGTCGGCGACGCAGGCGCGGGCGCCAGCGGTGATCGGTCCGGCTCTGCCACCTCCGGCGCCCGCCAGCCCGCTGATCTCACTCAGGAGGTGTCTGCATGATCACCACCCGCCCGGCAACGCTCGACCGGGCCCGCGACGCGGTGGAGCCCGCTCTGCGCCACGCGGTGGAGCGCTTGTCGCCCGAGCTCCAGCTGCCCGCGTCGTACCACCTCGGTTGGACTGACGCGGCGGGCAAGCCGGTCGAGGGCGGCGCCGGCAAGGGGGTTCGCGGCGCGCTGGCGCTGCTGTCGGCCGAAGCGGTCGGCGCCGACGCCGCGGTGGCGGTCCCTGCGGCCGTCGCCATCGAGCTGGTCCACAACTTCTCGCTCGTGCACGACGACGTGATCGACCATGACGTCGAACGCCGGCACCGCCCCACGGTGTGGGCGGTGTACGGCGTCGACGCCGCGGTGATCGCCGGCGACTCGCTGCTCACGCTGGCGTTCCAAGTGCTGCTCGACCCGATGGCGCCCAACGGCGCCGCCGCCGCGTCCGCCCTCGCGGTCGCCACCCAGGGCATGATCGCCGGCCAAGCGCTCGACATGGCCTACGAGCGTCGAGCGGCGGTGTCGGTCGACGAGTGCCTCGCCATGGAGGCCGGCAAGACCGCCGCCCTGCTGGGCTGTGCGGCTTCGCTCGGCGCGATCAGCGCGGGCGCTGACGACCGCGCGGTGGGTGCGCTGCGACGCTATGGCGAGCACGTCGGTCTGGCGTTCCAAGCCGTTGACGATGTGTTGGGCATCTGGGGCCGTGCCGAGGTGACGGGCAAGCCAGTCGGCAGCGACCTGCGCGCGAACAAGAAGAGCCTGCCGATCAGCGCGGCGCTGGCGCGCAGCAACGGTGGCGGCGCCCGCCTCCGCGGCCTCCTCGAAGCTGCCGCCACCGATGAGCGGGCGGTGGCCGAGGCATCCGACTTGATCGAGTCGTGGCACGGCCGCGCCGACGCCGAGGCGCTTGCCCGCACGCACCTCGATGCCGCGCTCGGCGCCCTCGACACCGCAGCGCTCGTCCCCGAAGCCGCCCGAGAGCTGGCCGACCTCGCCCGATTCGTCGTGGAGCGTGACTCGTGACCGAACCCGTCCCCACCCGCACCCCGCGGACCGGCGTCGCCGAGGCAGTCGAGCGCGCCACCAGTTGGCTGCTCGACCATCAGGAGCAGGAGGGTTGGTGGAAAGGCGAGCTCGAGACCAACGTGACGATGGACGCCGAAGACTTGCTGCTGCGCGAGTTCCTCGACATCCGCAGCGATCGTGACACGGCAGATGCCGCGAGGTGGATTCGCAACCAGCAACGCGACGACGGCACGTGGGCCACGTTCTTCGACGGCCCCGGCGACTTGTCGACCACGATCGAGGCGTACGTCGCGCTCCGCCTCGCCGGCGACGATCCTGACGACCCGCACATGGCCAAGGCCGCCACGTTCGTGCGTGAGGGGGGCGGTGTGGCGGGGTCGCGCGTGTTCACGCGCATCTGGTTGGCGCTGTTCGGTGAGTGGTCGTGGGACGACCTGCCCGTCCTGCCACCCGAGATCATGTACCTCCCGTCGTGGTTCCCGTTGAACATCTACGACTTCGGGTGCTGGGCTCGCCAGACGATCGTGCCCCTCACCATCGTGGGAGCGTCGCGGCCGGCTCGGCCTCTGGCGTTCTCACTCGACGAGTTGCACCCGCCCGGCGGTCCGCCGGCCGCCGCACGCCCACCGTTGGTGAGCTGGGGGCGGTTCTTCGAGGGGCTCGACAAGGTGCTCCACGTGTACGAACGCCTGCCCATCGGATGGGTGCGCCGGCCTGCCGAGGCGCGTGCTCGGTCGTGGATCGTCGAGCGGCAGGAGGCCGACGGCTGCTGGGGCGGCATCCAACCGCCGTGGGTGTACTCGATCATCGCGCTGCACCTCTCGGGCTACCCGCTCGACCATCCGGTGATGAAGGCGGCCATCGACGGCCTCGAGCGGTTCGTCGTGCGTGACGACCGCGGGCGACGGCTCGAAGCCTGCCAGTCGCCGGTGTGGGACACCGCGCTTGCGGTGACGGCGCTCGGCGACGCGGGGGTCACCGCCGAGCACCCGGCACTGCAGCGAGCCACGCAGTGGCTGACGAGCGAGGAGATCCGTGTGGCCGGCGACTGGGCGGTGCGGCGGCCGGGCCTCGCACCGAGCGGCTGGGCGTTCGAGTTCGACAACGACAACTACGCCGACACTGACGACACGGCCGAGGTGATCTTGGCGTTGCATCGCAGCGCAGGCGACGACCCGGCCGCCCGCGCGGCCGTCGAACGCGGCCTTGTCTGGCTCGAGGGCATGCAGTCGAGCGACGGCGGGTGGGGCGCCTTCGACGCCGACAACACCCGGTCGCTGTGCCGCGAGCTGCCGTTCTGCGACTTCGGAGAGCTGATCGACCCTCCTTCGGCCGATGTCACTGCGCACGTGGTCGAGATGCTGGCCGTGCTCGGCCGCCGCGGCGAGGTGCTCGACGGTGGCGTCGCCTGGCTGCTCGCCAACCAGGAACGCGATGGATCGTGGTTCGGTCGTTGGGGCGCGAACCACGTGTACGGCACTGGCGCGGTCGTGCCGGCGCTGATCGCCGCCGGCCTCGCGGCCGACCATCCCGCGGTCGTCGCGGCCGTCGCCTGGCTCGAGCACCGCCAGCAGCCGGATGGCGGCTGGGGCGAAGATCTGCGCTCGTACGGCGACCCGGCGTGGATCGGGCGCGGCGAGTCGACGCCCTCGCAGACGGCCTGGGCGCTGCTCGCGCTGCTCGCCGCAGGCCGCGAGCGCGACGAGTCGACCGAGCGCGGGGTTGCGTACCTGGTCGACACCCAGCGCCCCGACGGGACTTGGGACGAGCCGTGGTTCACCGGCACCGGGTTCCCCGGCGACTTCTACCTCCGGTACCACCTGTACCGACACGTCTTCCCGTTGGCCGCGCTCGGTCGTCTCCGGCGCCTCGCGGCGGAGGCCGAGCGGTGACCGCGGTGCTGGCTGGTCCGACGAGTCGGCGGGTGTTGCTGGCGGGGCCCCGGTCGTTTTGCGCCGGGGTCGATCGGGCCATCGCGATCGTCGAGGCGGCCGTCGATCGGTTCGGCCCGCCCGTCTACGTGCGGCGCCAGATCGTCCACAACACCCACGTGATCGCCCGTCTCGAAGCGCGCGGCGTCCGCTTCGTGACCGAGCTCGACGACGTGCCCGACGAGGCGACGGTCGTCATTGCCGCGCATGGCGTGTCGCCGCTCGTGCGCGCCGACGCGGACCGGCGCGGGCTGCGGGTGGTCGATGCCACCTGCCCGCTGGTCGCCAAGGTGCACCACGAGGTGCAGCGCCACGTGCGGGTGGGCCGTCAGGTCGTGCTGATCGGCCATGACGACCACGAGGAGGTGCAAGGCACCCGCGGTGAGGCGCCAGACGACGTCGCGGTCGTCGCCAGCGCCGACGAGGTCGCCGAGTTGGCGGTGGACGACCCGGACCGCTTGGCGTGGGTGTCGCAGACCACGTTGGCGACCGACGAGACGTCCA
Protein-coding sequences here:
- a CDS encoding DegV family protein, whose protein sequence is MARRAVRPLRIVTDSSACLPGSVANDPLIATAEIGVRWATPTTDDASARPAPSVAGRLADGETAKTVAPSVLDFLDLIEREPADDVVIVTPAHEFTVINQHARAAAALADRPVHVVDTRTAAAAHGLVVAAALEAAHRGASADDVTAAARSAAARAELVAVVDGLATLRRSGVVPATALTESGARVLFGFRDGVVVPLGHTRRVVDALARVEATWLAAGGSRHVPALVFHRGLPARARRLQQRLSPAAEIVVFSDAMAVHTGHGCAGIAWLRAEPR
- a CDS encoding TetR family transcriptional regulator — protein: MPGNARGDRLTIGELSELSGVKVPTIHHYRKLGLLPDLVRVDAHRFGYDTSHLEALRLIRLLRERRGLSLKRIGEVLPGLIASEEAFRPEMWDDLLTEPLERDDAGRVREALVAEARRAFNDKGFGAVSVEELCEAVGVAKGTFYRFFGSKQEVFLAAVASVADVVGAAAASGDRRRSGWFDEAVGPYVPLLLEASVRALHGDTDAASATAQVIDRLVAVASPRRPRDKRGAGAGPDPTAGRRRLANAVQQQIEAGIRSVLALRRALPTQRA
- the hpnC gene encoding squalene synthase HpnC, producing MAVVDTQWHGNPSPSLPPLRQVPADVRSVLTAGPPPGRERAENFRVASRLLPKAVRRDLLAVYRFARFVDDLGDEGDATTVERLGWLEWADVELARSRVGLASHPVFADLGATIRDRHLALEPFRRLIEANRVDQTVVDYETFGHLREYCRLSAEPVGEIVLGLFGLATEERLAWSASVCTGLQVVEHCQDVAEDHQRGRTYLPRDDREHFGVRDADLVGPRAGAGLRSLVALEVGRAKALLGAGAALAAQLPGRFRVAVAGFTAGGLAACDAIEAVDFDVLGHRCRPSRTVVAARTMEVLRRPAALWPGASVSGAKQ
- a CDS encoding squalene/phytoene synthase family protein, which produces MIAVAEAYARCEEITRHEARNFSYGIRLLHSPERQALAAVYAFARRVDDIGDGDLPVPAKSEGLDRCALAVEGLAMGVDPGDDPVLVALADAARRYELPLPAFHDLINGCRDDVAGRVYQTADELVGYCRLVAGSIGRLSLAVFGCRDRDAAVPLADDLGVALQLTNILRDIDEDRSMGRVYLPAQDAIAFGCAPDATGNPSAVIDLVRFEATRARSWFDRGLNLVPLLDGRSRACVSAMAGIYERLLRRIERDPASVTHVRVSVPTWEKAWVAARSLAGAAP
- the hpnE gene encoding hydroxysqualene dehydroxylase HpnE, producing the protein MTRVVVVGGGIAGAAAALELIDQCPGVEVVVLEGHARLGGRVWSFRRRGHTFDNGQHVFLRCCTEYLSFLDRIGARDLVELPPRLDLAVLAPGGRAARLRRDDLPAPLHLGRALLRYGHISLLDRARLGPAVVALRRLDLDDPALDSVTFGQWLARHGQSAAAIAKLWDLIVRPTVNVGADDASLTLAAKVVRTGLLDSADGVDIGWARVPLSVIHDGAVGRALEVAGVEVRTRAKVETLEVDGAGRGSVRGVRLVTGEVVAADAVVLAVPHPVAARLAAGTLPVAVTECWSGLGTSPIVNVHLVLDRMVSDLPMAAAVDSPVQFVFDRSDAAGVATGRQCLVSSLSAAEDLVAAPADRLIAEQFEALGELFPAARHANVLDAVVTRERSATFAGGPGSRQVRPAAATSIKGLALAGAWTDTGWPSTMEGAVRSGRAAADSLLPGLAGLARGGVGDAGAGASGDRSGSATSGARQPADLTQEVSA
- a CDS encoding polyprenyl synthetase family protein; amino-acid sequence: MITTRPATLDRARDAVEPALRHAVERLSPELQLPASYHLGWTDAAGKPVEGGAGKGVRGALALLSAEAVGADAAVAVPAAVAIELVHNFSLVHDDVIDHDVERRHRPTVWAVYGVDAAVIAGDSLLTLAFQVLLDPMAPNGAAAASALAVATQGMIAGQALDMAYERRAAVSVDECLAMEAGKTAALLGCAASLGAISAGADDRAVGALRRYGEHVGLAFQAVDDVLGIWGRAEVTGKPVGSDLRANKKSLPISAALARSNGGGARLRGLLEAAATDERAVAEASDLIESWHGRADAEALARTHLDAALGALDTAALVPEAARELADLARFVVERDS
- the shc gene encoding squalene--hopene cyclase, which encodes MTEPVPTRTPRTGVAEAVERATSWLLDHQEQEGWWKGELETNVTMDAEDLLLREFLDIRSDRDTADAARWIRNQQRDDGTWATFFDGPGDLSTTIEAYVALRLAGDDPDDPHMAKAATFVREGGGVAGSRVFTRIWLALFGEWSWDDLPVLPPEIMYLPSWFPLNIYDFGCWARQTIVPLTIVGASRPARPLAFSLDELHPPGGPPAAARPPLVSWGRFFEGLDKVLHVYERLPIGWVRRPAEARARSWIVERQEADGCWGGIQPPWVYSIIALHLSGYPLDHPVMKAAIDGLERFVVRDDRGRRLEACQSPVWDTALAVTALGDAGVTAEHPALQRATQWLTSEEIRVAGDWAVRRPGLAPSGWAFEFDNDNYADTDDTAEVILALHRSAGDDPAARAAVERGLVWLEGMQSSDGGWGAFDADNTRSLCRELPFCDFGELIDPPSADVTAHVVEMLAVLGRRGEVLDGGVAWLLANQERDGSWFGRWGANHVYGTGAVVPALIAAGLAADHPAVVAAVAWLEHRQQPDGGWGEDLRSYGDPAWIGRGESTPSQTAWALLALLAAGRERDESTERGVAYLVDTQRPDGTWDEPWFTGTGFPGDFYLRYHLYRHVFPLAALGRLRRLAAEAER
- the ispH gene encoding 4-hydroxy-3-methylbut-2-enyl diphosphate reductase; the protein is MTAVLAGPTSRRVLLAGPRSFCAGVDRAIAIVEAAVDRFGPPVYVRRQIVHNTHVIARLEARGVRFVTELDDVPDEATVVIAAHGVSPLVRADADRRGLRVVDATCPLVAKVHHEVQRHVRVGRQVVLIGHDDHEEVQGTRGEAPDDVAVVASADEVAELAVDDPDRLAWVSQTTLATDETSTVVAALQRRFPAIVGPRSDDICYATQNRQEAVRAVAVESDLVVVVGSANSSNSNRLVEVARRGGADAVLVEDESDLDLDRLAAAVTIGVTAGASAPPDLVDRVVAAVATLGPVEVEERTVVEEHVRFPLPVEVR